The genome window AATTAGCGGTCCATCGTCGCTCTGACCCTCTCCCCTTGTCCCCATCATCTCAACAGAAGACCTTCCCTCTCTTCTAAGCCTGGAACCAGGGAACACGCTCTTGCCTGGCAGTGAGAAGCTTGAGTTCTAGTCCCACCTCTTCCATCTTTTCACCGTAAGACCTTGTAGGGTTCGTTCCACCTCTGTGGGCCTTCATTTACCCATATATTCAATAGGAAGTCAAGGCTAGAAGGTTCTTACAGTTGCTCCATGAAGACAGGTATCATATCTGGGCCACCTCCATATCCACTGCTTCTAAGAGTTccgggcacatagtaggtactgaATAAAGGTTTGTTAAGTGAATAAAGTCAATGAACATTGCTTGCTACGCTAACACTCAGACTGTAAATTGAAACTTCCAGTGGCTTTATAAGCATTCTGGGCAACAATTGAGCAGAGCTTCACCCACTCAATCAGGCCTTGCAAGCTACGAACCCCCTGGAGTTCAGACCAAGTGGTGCCCGCTGAGATGGCGGGATCATTATATCTAGATTATTCTGGGTGTCATTCTGGCTTCAGGGAGCGCTCTTCCCAAAGGGTCCATCTGCCCCTTCTTAACATCTTTCTCCCACAGGCTCAGCTTACGAAGGCTCAGAACTCCCAGCCCCTGTTTAGGACAGGAGACCTTGGCAGATATCTTAGAGGAACGCAGCTCGAGCCCAGGTAGAGGAGAAACTAGAAGTCACCAAAAGAAATCTCTGGTTCCCCCAAGTCATCCAGAGACCCGGATTTTAGACCCAGTCCCCAATCTTCTTGTCATGCGCACCTTGAGACTTAGGCAAGTTTTTTGCCTGTGTCTCTGCCTGGCTCAAGTCCCAGAGCGAAAGTGGGGATGGGGTGAAAAGACGAGCATCTTTCCAGGTCCTGAGAGGGGCTGCATGCGCTCTTATCTGTGAGTGTGTCCTCTGCACAGAACAGGTGGCCCACTGACTGCTCACCCTCGCCCATCGCGAGCTACCTCCCGGCATCCACCGCGTGTCTGAAGTCTCTGCTGACACCCACCCAGCCTCATTCCGCTGGCTGGGTTAGACCCTCCACACACTCTCCACATTCCCTTTCTTCAAACCACACTCGACTGTAATCACTCATTCAACTGTCTGTCTCCACCGCCAGACTGGCAGCCACCGGGTCCCGTTCACCATTTGACCCTGTGCCCGGCGTGCTGGGCACCTAAGTAATACATAAGGACTCGCTGACCACACAGGTGAGtaagtgagtgaataaatgagaaaacGTATGAACCCATGAATTATCACATGTTTATAATTTTACAATTTGGGGAATACTTCCAATGTTTCAGGAGAGTTGGtgagattcttcttttttttttttttttagcatctgtaaAAAATAGTGTGAATAGTTGGTTGTTACCCTGCAGTTCCAGCAGGGTTTTCCCTGGTGTGTTTCAGATGACTGACAACAAGCACTGGCAGCCTGTCCGCcagctcctccctgctctctgcctctactactgtctctgtctctgcctgtctctccccttccctttcccccacctctctctctctctctctcttctctccctctccctctttctcctcatccctCTCCCAGCACCATCCTGCCCCATCCCCCACCCGTTCATGGAGCACGCCGCATGCGTGGCCCACGCATGGCAGACACCTCACTTTCCTTCCCACCCACCTAGGACAGCCCCATTTGGACTTTAGGAGAAACAGTGGTAGCGAGCGTGGGCTGTAGGATTAGAGTTGGCTGGTCCCAGGCCTGGCTCTTCCGTGAACTGGCTGTGTAACCTTGCTCAACAAACCCAACTCAGCTCTCTGAACCTCAGCGTCCTTATCAGCAAAATGAGGTGCAAATGCCCCTCTCAGAGGATtgcgaggattaaatgagataatactcgGGAGGTGCCAGCACCGTGGTAAAACGCAGGAAACGTGAGCCCTCATGTGCCTTCCTGTCCGTTCTACCACAGCGATTGCTTCTGTGTCGCCTGCAAACATCTTCAGTGCCGGAGGTCTTGGTGGAAAATGGTGAACACCTCTGGACTGAATATTCGCCCTGAGGACCATTCCAGCCCTGCCCTCCCGCAATCCCTGACCATCTAGAGCCTGGCTTCCTCTGCCCCTGACTCTCTGGTCTTCGATACTCACACTAATTTGGGCAGCATCTATGTAGATGGAGATTTCTCCAAACCTGCTCTACCCCCAAAATCATCCGAGGAGCTGTCAGTAATTGTATGCATCTATGGTGAGTCCAGGAGACTCAGATTCGTTAGTCTGGGTGACACCGAAGATGGGCATTTCCAAAACCATCCAGAGTAGCTCTGATTGGAAAAAAACATTGGAACTTCTGGTCTAAACTAAATGGATGCTCAagtaagaatgaatgaatgaatgaataaatgagtcaaTAAAGGATGATAAGTAAATAAAGGGATGAATGAGTAGATAATAAGTCTACCTCCATgagaagaaatattaatattttctcccacACCTGTGCTTCATACTCCAAAATGTGTGCCCATTTGTTCTGAGCACAAAACAGAGCTGCTCTTCCAAGCACAAAAACAGAGCTGCTCCCGTCCCTTTACTTCCTCTGTCCTCCCGCACCCTTTGCTTCCCTGGGGTCTGTGTCCTCCATCCTCTCGCCACCTCCCCACATTCTCTCCAGCCCCTCACTGTAGTCCTCGAAGCTCCCACTTCCCCTGCTATTCCCTCTCAGCCGGGCTCCCTCCGCCTCCCACTGTAACGTTTGTAAACTGAGGGTCCTCTCAGCACCCCAAGACACTGTGTGAAAAGAGTACACAAGCAGCAGTTACACAGAACAGGTTTATTTGTGGAACCGCAGTCACTAACAGGGTCAGAAAATAGCAGAGACGTTCCAAAGAAGGGCCGGgccaggggtgagggagggacacGCAGCCAGCCTCCTCCACCCTCTCTCCAGGGTCACTGATGCAGCCCAGGTAAGAGGTCCCGGCAGGCCCCCAGGAGACCCTCAGAGGGGCACCCTCTTCCCTTCAAGAAGCTTCTTTCACCCCTGACTGGATGCTTTGAGGACAACCCTGGGCCAAGAAAGTGAGCCTGTGGAGGACTCTGGTTTGTGATGAGGGGGACGGCTCAGCGGAGTCTCTCccgtcccctcctcctcctccttcaattCCAAGAGCAGCGTCATCCCAGAGATGGGTCAGATGTCCTTTTAGACCAAGCTGGGCTCTTCCTGCCTCTGTGGCTTTTATGTCTTGTCTTCCACATCCAGAATCCTCCACAAACAAAACCCGGaacacacacaccctgcccccagctcaCAAAGGCCCCCCACCAACTTCACCCTCAAGGTCTCTCTGGGCGTGTGGATGTCATGCTGTCAGCCCTGCATGGCTGCTCCAGTTTCTGTTCCCAGGCCCCCAACCAGCAGGGAGAAGCCAAGGGGTCCTACCCTGATGGGGAAGTAAGAAAACATCCACAGGTCCCCCCACCCTTAGCAAGAAGACCCCAGACCCTGGGAAAGGGGAAGGTGCTGGAGGAAATGGCCATCAACTCAAAGCAAGGTGAGCAGGGTGGGACAGGGGCCAAGGGAGATCTCTGCCAGTGTCCTGTTTCCCTCATGGAATCAGGGAAGGTGTGGGGACCCAGCACATGGGGCTACAGTTCGTCCCCAAGCCTCAGGTGCCAGTTGTTTGGGGGAAAGATGTCCCTACAGGGAGCCAGGAGCAAACCCAAACTCAGACTTCTCTCTTGAAGCACGGACCAGCCGTCAGGGCCCCCAAATCCAGCGGGGGTGGACTCCTTTTTATTCTACATTGCCTCCGTGTGCCCCTTCTTCCCTCAAAGACACTGTGTGTGAAGAATGGagactggggggggaggggttcaTCCAAGTGACAAGTGACACAGGCAGACTGCTGTCATGCTATATTCATCCAggcttacatatatatatatatatatatatacacacacacacacacacatacacacacaaaacaagcaCTTCCACCGCAGCCAGAGGGCCTCCTGGCACCGAGTAGCGAGTAGCACCCGGAGACCCAAGGAAACCTCCTGGGGTGACAGGTGGGGTGGGGTCAGCTCAGCTCTGGAGGACGTTGGAGGGGGCAGGATTTAAGGAAAGGAGCCAGGAAGCACATAGACCAAACGCCAACTCCCCTTTTTCTGCACTTCCACTTCCCAGCCCCCATTCACAGGGGAATCCAAGAAGCCTGTTGCTTGTCAACCCCGCTGCCTTGCAGTTACTGCAGAGAACCGAGGATGAGTGACAGGGTCCCAGGAAAAGTGCAGGAAGCAGGTCTAGCTGGCACCACGGAGGGACGGATGGTCTGCAGATAGAGAACCCCGCGCCCAAGGCGCCTGAAATCACCGCACTGTGTTCCCAGGGggcgcgcggggggggggggggcagtccgAAACTCCCGCCTGCAGGCTGCAGGCTGACTCCTCGCTGACACCAGCCCACCCCCGCCCCGGCCTTCCCTCGGCTTCCTCAGAAAACAGGATAAGGAGCTTGAACAGGGGCAGTATTTACAAGCTTCATGACTCTTAACCCTTAGGAACCCCCCATGGCAAGAAGGtaaaaaggggaagaagaagaaggggggcaAGGGGTGGAGGGGGCCAGAGGTAAGGATTCAGAGGAGacaaaatgcagaggcagaggaaaaagcagaaggtggaagagaggagagaaaaccaAACGGAAAAAAGATTTGGAGATccaagagaaaaggaggaggggacacCCACTTTCCCGGAGCCAGACGCACACATCTCAGTGCGGTAGGGCCTCCCCCATGGACACAATGGAGGCACCGGGGCTCGGAGGGGTTGAGAGACGGGGCAAAGGCGGACTCCGGGTCTGCAGGGCTCGTTAGCTTCCACCGCTGCGCAACCCCGACCAGAACGAAAGGAGCAAGGGGCCGAGAAGGACGCAGGGGCCCCAGAAAGGAGTCACGTGCCAGAGAGAAGGCCCCCCGGGACTAGCCGACTGGCAGAGAGCCAGGGCCCGGGGCTTCCTGGGGCCCCGGCCCTAGTCCGCCACCAGGGTCTCCTGGCTGTAGGGGAGGGACTTCTCCTGCGTCTGCTCCCCGCCCTTGCCCGCGTGGGGGCCGGGCCCCTGGCTGTGGCCGGAGGAGTAGCTGGCCGACTTGTCCCCGCTGCTGCTGTGGGAGGCGGCGCGGCAGCGGCTCCGGCCGCAGCACAGCACCGCGGCGCAGGCCTGGCGGAAGCGGGGGTCGAAGAAGGCGTAGAGGAAGGGGTTCAGGCAGCTGTTGACGTAGCTGATGCAGGTGCAGTAGGGGAAGACGTTCATGAGGAAGAGGTCGAAGGCGCAGGGCCAGTGCAGCAGGCCGCCCAGCATGTAGAGCGTCTTGACCAGGTGGTAGGGCATCCAGCAGAGGGCGAAGGTCACCACCAGCACCACGATGATGCTGAGCAGCCGGCGCCGCTTGCGCAGCCCCTCGATGCGCTCCTTGCGGAAGTGGCCCGCGATGGTTTGCGCGATGAAGAAGTAGCAAGTCAGCATGACAGTGAAGGGCACCACGAAGCCCAGGGCCGTGGACGAGACCCCCAGGCCCACCTCCCAGGCCCACTCCGAGCTGGGGGCGGCCACCAGGGAGTAGTCCATGTAGCACTGCACCTTGGTGACGTTCTCCAGGTTGGGGAGCACCGCGGGGGAGAGGCCGGTGGCGCGGAACACCATGACCGGCATGGCCAGGAGGGCGGCCAGCGCCCACAGGGTTGCGGTGGCCACAGCCCCGCTgacccgcagccgcagccgcgcGTTGGCCACCGGCCTCACGATGGCCAGGTAGCGGTCGAAGCTGAGGCCGGTGAGACAGAAGACGCTGGCGTACATGTTGACGAAGATGAGATAGCTGCTGAGCTTGCAGGCGAAGATGCCGAAGGGCCAGTCGTAGGCCCGGTACGTGTAGGTGGCCCACAGCGGCAGGGTCACCACGAAAGTCAGGTCGGCCACCGCCAGGCTGGAGATGAAGATGTCAGCAGAGCGCCTCTTCTCCCGGCTGCTTCGGAAGACGGTCCAGAGCACCAGGCCGTTGCCCGTGGTGCCCAGGAAGAAGACCAGCATGtagatggcagggatgagggccCCCGAGGACTTCCAGTCCGTGTACTCACACTCAGACTGGTTGTCTGCCCCATAGTCGCCAAAATCGCCGCCTTCCTCCATGCTGAGGGGCAGAGACAagacgggcgggggggggggggggtccccggGCAAACCAGCTCCTCGGCTGGGTCAGCGACTCAGCAAGCAAGCACCGGAGCTTCTGGCTGGAGCCTTGGACAGCTGGCAAGCTGCGCCGGAGGTGTCCAGAGCCCTTCCCAGCAGCTGGAGGCGCTGCCCCGGAGTCTCGGGACCCTGGAGGATGCCTGCCCAGGCAGACTGCCCTCCACCCTCTCCTGTCCTGCCCAGCCTCAACTAAGACACTTCCTGCACCCTCCTGAGTCTCTGTCTCCTCCTTGGCTCGtcactccctcctcccacctccaaaCCAACCCCTCACTTGGGAGTCTTAAGATCTTTAAGTTacagcccactttttttttttttcttgcttgtcaCTGGGCAAATGGACCAAATTGACCCCTGCCGTGCTGGGCAGAATGTCATCTGTGGCTTGCAGGCTCTCCTCCTGGTCCCGCCTCTACCGCTCGAGTTCACCCCTCGGCAGTCTGCGCCACCCTCCTCTTCTCACCCCCTCCCATCTTCTCTAAATGGGGCAAATTATGCAGATTAAAATCTAGCCCGAGCTGGAGCCGGGCTGGACTGGGGACAGGCGGGTGTGAGATTTCGATGGATGGCCCGAGCATCTGGCAAGCCCTCCTGGCAGACGGGTCTAGCCCGATAGGTCTGTCCCACCCACCCCTTCTCCACTCCtgccctcccagcccccacccagacCAGACTTGACTTCACTTTTCTCACTCAATTCACTCTAGCCTTCGGTTTCGATCCTCTCTCTGGGAACTTCTGTATTTTACAGGCACGATTACAGGGGGATTTCTCTAGAATGCATAAACTGTTGCAGATGGCATAGGAAGCTTCAGAGAGTCAGGATGGAGtcacaggaagaaaggaagaccaAACAACAGAATCTCTACCCAAATCATTCATCTCTGGGGAAACTGAAGGCTTGCAGGGGAAGTAAATGTcttttgtccaaggtcacaggatGAATTTTGTTCtggttttgttgtttgcttttcctctcctccaaacCCTCAACAGAGTACCAGGCATGTAGTAAGTGGTCATTAAATGGTTGTTGAGTGAATAAGTGAATGGATGAATTAGGGAGAGAATGAAAAGAGGAGTCCACATGGAGATGAATGAGTGTGTGAAGTACCATGCAAGGAAAAGATGCGTACATTTCAGTTCTCGGGTTCTTATGCCCTACGTGGACCGGGAAGTTTCTGTAAGGCCACGTGGGGACGGGAAGTTACAGCtagaggaagaggcaggaaaggggCAGCCACTGAGCCGATGCCATGGGCACAGTCCTCTAGAAACCTTGCCCTGTGTGCTCACCTCCCCAGGACCTCTGGGCAAACAGGAGGGAGGGATGCACAAGATAAGGTTAAAAATACCTACCCCCCCCAAGAGAGGAGGAGGCCATCTGAAGTCAGGCAGGGGTGAGGTAATGTAGAACCAGATGAGTATGAGTCTTGCCACAGCCAAAGCAAAGGGCTGACAAAGCCAGAACCCATTGTCTTAAGGGAGGCGTGGTTAGCAAATTTTTAACAAAGGTCTTAAATCATAGACCCTCAACCTCAAATACCCACAAGGAGCAGGCTGAGATTGTACACGGGCAAAAGAGCCAGGTTGAGACAATAGGGAGTGGTGGAGACTGTGGCAAACCAGAGCAAGAACATTCCATCAAAAGGAGGCTCTTCAGCTCAGTCTCTGGTTGCCAGCACTTCCATGCCTTCTGGGGTTTTTTCAATATAACTTCAAGTTCTGAATTTTATGAGAAATGTCCTGATTTTGTAAATTTGGgaaattaaatctatttttaagagGGTAGGGCAAGCCAAAGAAAACTTGTCCTCGGGCCCTGGCTGATGCTCTTTGAACTTTCCAAGaagagaaggtgggagaaagacagggagcagagagcaggagggagaAGCATAAAATGCCAAGATAGACAAATGGAACTAAACATGTGCAAAGCCTCGGGGTGCAAGGGGGAGACGCAGGGGAACAGCCCAGCGAGAAAGACGAAGAGACAGTGAGGGTCTTGGACGACATGTACTGAAAGGCCACCTGCGAGAGAACACCTTGGTGTTTCTCCTGAGGTTCGCCCGACTGCGTGCTAGGCgttctcctaacagtttctgttTCGTATGTATCTGGTATCCCTTTTAGTCGGCAGGACAACTTTAGGAAGTGAGTACTCTCATTttccagaggaagaaactgaagcacCGGAAGGTAAAATAACtggccaaggtcacccagctagtaaTTGTCACAATCAGGGTTTGAGTTCGAGGACTAAACCACTATGTtgccaaaggaaaaaattaaaaaaactccaACCCTTTTTAAATCGAGGCATTTGTCATCTGTTGAGCCTTACAGAAGTGTACCGCGGTGCTAGGATACATGGAATTTACTTTGAATTAAGTTCTCTtgagggaaaattaaaaatagattgactaaaatattttagagagacTCCCAACTCT of Saccopteryx bilineata isolate mSacBil1 chromosome 1, mSacBil1_pri_phased_curated, whole genome shotgun sequence contains these proteins:
- the APLNR gene encoding apelin receptor yields the protein MEEGGDFGDYGADNQSECEYTDWKSSGALIPAIYMLVFFLGTTGNGLVLWTVFRSSREKRRSADIFISSLAVADLTFVVTLPLWATYTYRAYDWPFGIFACKLSSYLIFVNMYASVFCLTGLSFDRYLAIVRPVANARLRLRVSGAVATATLWALAALLAMPVMVFRATGLSPAVLPNLENVTKVQCYMDYSLVAAPSSEWAWEVGLGVSSTALGFVVPFTVMLTCYFFIAQTIAGHFRKERIEGLRKRRRLLSIIVVLVVTFALCWMPYHLVKTLYMLGGLLHWPCAFDLFLMNVFPYCTCISYVNSCLNPFLYAFFDPRFRQACAAVLCCGRSRCRAASHSSSGDKSASYSSGHSQGPGPHAGKGGEQTQEKSLPYSQETLVAD